The Vitis vinifera cultivar Pinot Noir 40024 chromosome 8, ASM3070453v1 genome segment TGTGGATTTAACGAGTCTCATGTCCAAATATTTTGAACGAAGCACAAGAATTACAGTTCATCAAGTTTTATTTTACATGTCACTACCTCGACAGTCTCAGAAACGAATAAACAAGTTCCTTGTTTCACAGCATCTAGCAAGGCGGAAGGTCCTTCGGTGGCGGTAGAATAGATTCTTCCGGTGACTTTCCATTCTCTACAACAAAAGCCATCTTTAATCCCCACATCGTGTGTAGCTCCAGATGACAGTGCATAAACCATACACCTGCATTGAACACCCCACATTCCATCAACATCTTTAATCCCCACATTCAAGTGCTACTGCTACAtgtttacatatatatatactagtTTTGCATTAGATTTTACCTGGATTATCAGCTCTAAACCTGATAGCAGACCAGCCTCCGGTGGGAACTCCGACTGTATTCCTCTCTGGAGGATCCACCAAGTTAAAGGTTGCGGGGTCTTTGGCAGCATCAAAATTTCCAATCCCAGTTCCAACCACAAAGAAATTGTAACCATGGAGGTGGAACGGGTGTGACTCAACTGTTAGAAGATTAGTATCCTGCAACACCAACTCAATGGTGGAATTGAATGCCACCTTACTCAGCCTTGTCGCCAGGGACGTCCCTAGGTTAGCAGTAAGCGGCGCACCCGTGTAGTTGAATGGAACTGGAGGGCGGTCCGGAAAATCAGTTCGGAAAACCCCCTTGATATTGTGGTAGTGAGCCTGCAGCAGCCCAATCCTGGGCATCACAAAAGTTATGTTGTTCAATGAAGCTGTAAGCTGGGTTCCATTTTGGCACGTAGAACATAGGTTTTGTCCTAAACCAATGGTATACAGAAGATGTCGATCGACTTTAAGGGGAACATTTGCCGGATATTGTGGAGAGTTCAAACTCTTAAGCCTTTTATTATAGTTGAGTGCAAACCCAGTATCATTAGGAGCCGGTAACTGAGGCAACACTGGGAGAACTGAGTTAAGGATGCCTTTGTATTGCAGAATTGCCGTCGCAGTCTTGTTGTCCACAGGTATGGGCGCATCCATGAATGCCCTTGTTGCCATGAAGTATCGGCTCGGAGATTGATCAGCTTTTACAAGAACGTTTGTGGTCTGTCCAGGGGCAATTAGAATAGCCTGAGTTGTAAATGGCTTCGTGTAGACCGCGTCGACCTCCACAACAGTCATATTATGACCAGCAATGGCGAAGAAGAGCTCATCGTTGAGTGCAGCATTGACAATCCTTAGGAGATAGGTTTTTCCAAAATCCACCTCCATAGCAAATGTATCTACAGCaaggaagaaaaatgaagaagaaatataAAGGAGTGACTCAATATTGCCAATGCCTATTGCAATGAGAAAAACATACGTTTCTCTGAACATGGGAAGAGAGGCCCCGGTTTCCCATTAATAGTATGAGCATCAGACATCTGCGGTGGCAAACCCAGCTTATTAGCTTGGTTAACGAGCACCTCAACATCCGAATTCCACCATTCTcctgcacaaaaaaaaaaaaaattgagcctTAGAATCATCCGAACTTTCTAGTACTGATCATCCATATTGCCATACGTACCTAAGACCACATTAGTCTCCGAATAAGGTTGAGGGAAGGGAAATGGAGTTTCCTCTTTGGGCATTATGACAAGGGCGCCATAAACTGTTGCTCTGAGCCACAGAATATGGGCGTGCCACCATAACGTTCCTCGCTGACCAGTAACATTGAAGTCGTAGCTGTAGCTGTGGCCTGTCTTGATGGGGCATTGCGTTATATAAGCTGGTCCATCTGCCCACCCATTCCGGTTCTGTTTCAAGCCATGCCTGCATACATATTCAGTCGCCCATGCCCAACAACACATTAATATGCTACTCATCCAATGTAGCTAAAATGAATGAGAAATTAGTGGTACCAATGAATGGATATGTTATATTGGGCGTGGTTTGTGACATTGATAACAACTCGATCGCCTTCTCTAGCATAAATTGTAGGCCCCGGAAACATGCCATTTACCGTAACAATTGGTTTGGCATGGCACAGCCTGCTCACATTCTTCACTTGAACCTGATACCCAAACAAAAATATGAGCTTATTAGCTTTGTAGTTGTACGAAATTTCATGAATCAGAAAATCTAATTTAGTGCTACTCAGATCCCACGTCGAATTGATACTTCTTCAATGCAGCTTCAACGGGAAATGAAACAATCCCAAGAAAGCAAATGATGAAGAGAAGCAGTGATCCTCCCAACATTTTAACCAAAATCTCtagtaaaaattgaaattgttgTTGGGAATTGAGTGGAGAATTGGGTTCTATATATGTAGTAGCAGAAAAGGTGGAAAGAAGGGTTGGCAGTGTAGCTTAAAGGCTTGAACAAACCTTAGAAGCAACTGTTGAAGACGTTGAGATATCCATGTAGTGTCTGTTGGGAATGCGGAATAGATATAGAATTGAAATAGAGCACCTTGACGGGTGACAATGATAGATGTATCGACTTCCTTTATGTCCATTATTATAATATGAAAATGGTAATAGAATTAATACTCGTAAGATTTGCTTTACGAAAAcattttgcttttgcttttggcTTGTCCATAAGGTGTTGAGGATTGCCAGTGAACCACCATTTCTATGTACTGGGCCatgtttaagaaataaaatgttCCTGGAAATTCTTGTTTCCATTGGACCGCACATTTATATGTATCATGATCTTGATTCATGGATCTCTCGGTTCAAGAGTTTTGAATCTTTTGATCCCTTTTAATTCTATATTTGAAGTTATGACACGATCTAttcttaggaaaaaaaaatctattcaaTACATTTCTTATGTACCGACTGGCCTTTTCCTCGAAGATAAATGATTTTCCTGAAATATTTGTATGATG includes the following:
- the LOC100265891 gene encoding laccase-11 isoform X1, with protein sequence MLGGSLLLFIICFLGIVSFPVEAALKKYQFDVQVKNVSRLCHAKPIVTVNGMFPGPTIYAREGDRVVINVTNHAQYNISIHWHGLKQNRNGWADGPAYITQCPIKTGHSYSYDFNVTGQRGTLWWHAHILWLRATVYGALVIMPKEETPFPFPQPYSETNVVLGEWWNSDVEVLVNQANKLGLPPQMSDAHTINGKPGPLFPCSEKHTFAMEVDFGKTYLLRIVNAALNDELFFAIAGHNMTVVEVDAVYTKPFTTQAILIAPGQTTNVLVKADQSPSRYFMATRAFMDAPIPVDNKTATAILQYKGILNSVLPVLPQLPAPNDTGFALNYNKRLKSLNSPQYPANVPLKVDRHLLYTIGLGQNLCSTCQNGTQLTASLNNITFVMPRIGLLQAHYHNIKGVFRTDFPDRPPVPFNYTGAPLTANLGTSLATRLSKVAFNSTIELVLQDTNLLTVESHPFHLHGYNFFVVGTGIGNFDAAKDPATFNLVDPPERNTVGVPTGGWSAIRFRADNPGVWFMHCHLELHTMWGLKMAFVVENGKSPEESILPPPKDLPPC
- the LOC100265891 gene encoding laccase-11 isoform X2; the protein is MFPGPTIYAREGDRVVINVTNHAQYNISIHWHGLKQNRNGWADGPAYITQCPIKTGHSYSYDFNVTGQRGTLWWHAHILWLRATVYGALVIMPKEETPFPFPQPYSETNVVLGEWWNSDVEVLVNQANKLGLPPQMSDAHTINGKPGPLFPCSEKHTFAMEVDFGKTYLLRIVNAALNDELFFAIAGHNMTVVEVDAVYTKPFTTQAILIAPGQTTNVLVKADQSPSRYFMATRAFMDAPIPVDNKTATAILQYKGILNSVLPVLPQLPAPNDTGFALNYNKRLKSLNSPQYPANVPLKVDRHLLYTIGLGQNLCSTCQNGTQLTASLNNITFVMPRIGLLQAHYHNIKGVFRTDFPDRPPVPFNYTGAPLTANLGTSLATRLSKVAFNSTIELVLQDTNLLTVESHPFHLHGYNFFVVGTGIGNFDAAKDPATFNLVDPPERNTVGVPTGGWSAIRFRADNPGVWFMHCHLELHTMWGLKMAFVVENGKSPEESILPPPKDLPPC